The DNA region TGGTCCTTCTTTTATTCGCCAATTTATTATATATTTGTTTAATCGATTAAGCAAAGATAGATATTTAAAATCTGCAATCAAAACTCACCCGTTTTGATTTATTTTTTAAAACTAGGTTAATCGATTAATCAAATCTAAGTTCAATTTAAAATAACACCATTTCAAATGAAAAAAGTAGTAACCTTTGGAGAGATAATGCTGCGTTTAGCACCAGCAGGATTTTTAAGATTTTCACAAGCGAATAGCTTTGATGTTGTTTACGGTGGAGGTGAGTCCAACGTAGCTGTATCTTTGGCAAATTATGGCGTTCCAGTAGATTTTGTAACTCGTTTACCAAAGAATGATATTGGCGAATGTGCCCTAATGGAAATGCGCAAAAGAGGCGTGGGAACAGATAAGATAGTTTATGGCGGTGACCGTCTAGGAATCTATTTTCTAGAAACAGGTGCTGTTTCTCGTGGATCTAAGGTTGTTTATGATCGTGCCCATTCTGCTATCTCGGAAATAGAATCTGGTATGATCGACTGGGATGCTGTTTTTGAAGGTGTTGAATGGTTTCACTGGACGGGTATTACACCTGCTATCTCACAAGGAGCTGCAGACGTTTGTTTAGAAGCTGTTAAAGCTGCAAGCGATAAAGGAATCACCATTTCTACCGATTTGAATTACAGAGCAAAACTTTGGAATTACGGTGGAGACAGAGAAGCTATCATGACAGAATTAACTTCATACTGTGATATTATTCTGGGTAACGAAGAAGACGCAGAAAAGCATTTTGGTATTCACCCAGAAGGTTTGGATGTTCATAAAGATGGTGCTGATGTTAAAGCAGAAGCTTTCCTTTCTGTATGTAAGCAGATGATGAAGAAATTCCCTAAAGCTAAAAAAGTAATTACAACCTTAAGAGGTTCTATTTCTGCTTCGCACAACACTTGGGCAGGTGTACTATGGGACGGTTCCAAAATGTACGAAACACGTCAATACCAAATTACGGATATCGTGGATCGTGTTGGTGGTGGTGATTCTTTCATGGGCGGATTAATCTACGGATTATTGAAATACCCAGAAGATGACCAAAACGCATTGGATTTTGCTGTAGCTGCATCTTGTTTAAAGCACACTATTAAAGGTGATGCCAACTTGGCAACGGTTAGTGAAGTAGAAAAACTAATGGGTGGTGACGCCTCCGGAAGAGTAGCTCGCTAATTTCCAAAACTAAATAAAATGGCTTCGAAAAAATCAATATTGATTATTTGTGGCGGAGGTCCCGCACCAGGCATAAATGCTGTTATCAGCACAGTTGCCAAGATTTTTCTTAAAGATGGGTACCGTGTCCTTGGCCTTCATGAAGGTTTTAAAGGTATATTTTCCGAAGAACCACAAATTAAGGAATTCAACTTCCCACATGCTGATCGTATTTTTAGTCGCGGTGGATCAACGCTTATAATGAGCAGATTTAAACCTAGTGACGAAAAAATAAACACGAAGCTTTTTTCTGATAATAATGTAAAACTATT from Zobellia alginiliquefaciens includes:
- a CDS encoding sugar kinase encodes the protein MKKVVTFGEIMLRLAPAGFLRFSQANSFDVVYGGGESNVAVSLANYGVPVDFVTRLPKNDIGECALMEMRKRGVGTDKIVYGGDRLGIYFLETGAVSRGSKVVYDRAHSAISEIESGMIDWDAVFEGVEWFHWTGITPAISQGAADVCLEAVKAASDKGITISTDLNYRAKLWNYGGDREAIMTELTSYCDIILGNEEDAEKHFGIHPEGLDVHKDGADVKAEAFLSVCKQMMKKFPKAKKVITTLRGSISASHNTWAGVLWDGSKMYETRQYQITDIVDRVGGGDSFMGGLIYGLLKYPEDDQNALDFAVAASCLKHTIKGDANLATVSEVEKLMGGDASGRVAR